In one Bosea sp. RAC05 genomic region, the following are encoded:
- a CDS encoding MerR family transcriptional regulator, whose translation MDAKNIARVMPIGSLSDRTGVKVETIRYYEQVGLLPQPERSEGNQRRYGRAHVERLAFIKHARDLGFPVDGIRALLRLSDNPGMACDEAHAISVAHLDEVRHKIARLRSLEKELERIAAACSGGVTACDCAIIEALADHSRCGHDRH comes from the coding sequence ATGGACGCAAAAAACATCGCGCGCGTCATGCCGATCGGATCGCTCTCGGACCGGACCGGCGTGAAGGTCGAGACGATCCGCTATTACGAGCAGGTCGGGCTTCTTCCGCAGCCAGAGCGCTCGGAGGGCAACCAGCGCCGCTATGGCCGCGCCCATGTCGAGCGCCTGGCCTTCATCAAGCATGCCCGCGACCTCGGTTTTCCCGTCGACGGCATCCGCGCGCTCCTGAGGCTGTCGGACAACCCCGGCATGGCATGCGACGAGGCCCACGCGATTTCGGTCGCCCATCTCGACGAGGTGCGCCACAAGATCGCGCGGCTCCGCTCGCTGGAGAAGGAACTAGAGCGCATCGCTGCAGCCTGCTCAGGCGGAGTCACGGCCTGCGACTGTGCCATCATCGAGGCGCTGGCGGACCACAGCCGATGCGGGCACGATCGGCATTAA
- a CDS encoding heavy metal translocating P-type ATPase, translating to MTATSDTKLQNLSWKVGGMDCASCAATIRGAVERLPGVSDVKLSVMSETLALALDESQTKREAIEKRVAGLGYTLTVLVAKATPVQEPAATCGCSHSHKPADATTTAGIQRSPQPLSWKVGGMDCPGCAATIRGALERLPGVSDVKLSVMSETLTLALDETQTKRDAIEKRIASLGFTTVVVAPKTQASSPAIGDRREHENHAGHDHAGHSHSHGDDGSAATQGTADTVGKQPVDAGHGLPGHVHEATPDGVSWYQTNKGRLVLTTGALLGAAWASSLIWPAAAHWAFIAACVIGIVPVARKAYAAASAGMPFTIEMLMTIAATGALFIGAAEEAALVVFLFAVGEVLEGVAADRARASIRALGELVPKTAIVEENGATRTIDAAELIIGQTVLVRPGDRIPADGEITDGVSGIDESPVTGESVPKTKSVGDPVFAGSVNSEAALRVRVTKAAEDNTIARIIRLVEEAQESRAPTERFIDRFSRIYMPAIVGLAVLVAIVPPLLLGGEWSVWVYRALALLLIGCPCALVISVPAAIAASLSTGARQGLLMKGGVVIEAAAKTGIVAFDKTGTLTQGRPRVTEVVALGRTEREVVELAASVETGSSHPLALAIIERAKGHAIPVRNATEAKAIAGQGVTGTLDGVTIFVGAPRHALSRANFDDQAKAAVEQLETAGKTVAAVIADGVLAGLIAMRDEPREDAAAGIAELKAMGIRSLMLTGDNARTGAAIAGSLGMEHKAELMPEDKVAAIKVLSAETSVMMIGDGINDAPALAAAGIGVAMGSGTDVALETADAAILKSRVRDVAAMIRLARATMSNIRVNIAIALGLKAVFLVTTVFGYTGLWVAILADTGATVIVTANALRLLRFNAGRAG from the coding sequence ATGACAGCGACCTCGGACACCAAGCTCCAGAACCTGAGCTGGAAGGTCGGCGGGATGGATTGTGCGAGCTGCGCGGCGACGATCCGCGGCGCCGTGGAGCGCCTGCCCGGAGTCAGCGACGTCAAGCTCTCGGTCATGTCCGAAACGCTGGCGCTGGCGCTCGACGAGAGCCAGACCAAGCGCGAAGCGATCGAGAAGCGCGTCGCAGGCCTCGGTTATACCTTGACGGTGCTGGTGGCGAAGGCGACGCCGGTCCAGGAGCCGGCAGCCACGTGCGGCTGCAGCCATTCCCATAAGCCGGCGGATGCGACGACCACGGCCGGGATCCAACGCAGCCCGCAGCCCTTGAGCTGGAAAGTCGGCGGCATGGATTGTCCAGGCTGCGCCGCGACCATTCGTGGTGCGCTCGAGCGCTTGCCTGGCGTCAGCGACGTCAAGCTCTCGGTAATGTCGGAAACCCTGACGCTTGCACTCGATGAGACTCAGACAAAGCGCGACGCAATCGAGAAGCGCATTGCCAGCCTCGGCTTCACCACCGTCGTCGTTGCGCCGAAGACGCAAGCGTCGAGCCCTGCAATCGGCGATCGTCGCGAGCATGAAAATCATGCCGGGCACGATCATGCGGGTCATAGCCATTCCCATGGCGACGATGGAAGCGCCGCGACGCAAGGGACGGCTGACACTGTCGGCAAACAGCCCGTCGATGCCGGCCACGGCCTGCCGGGCCATGTCCACGAGGCGACACCGGACGGCGTGTCCTGGTACCAGACCAATAAGGGCCGCCTCGTGCTGACGACCGGCGCGCTGCTCGGTGCAGCCTGGGCGTCCAGCCTCATCTGGCCTGCCGCCGCGCACTGGGCCTTCATCGCGGCTTGCGTGATCGGGATCGTGCCGGTCGCGCGCAAGGCTTATGCAGCCGCCAGCGCCGGCATGCCCTTCACCATCGAGATGTTGATGACCATCGCCGCCACGGGCGCGTTGTTCATCGGGGCGGCCGAAGAGGCTGCGCTCGTCGTCTTCCTGTTCGCTGTCGGCGAGGTTCTGGAGGGTGTCGCCGCCGATCGCGCCCGGGCCTCGATCCGTGCGCTCGGCGAGCTCGTGCCCAAGACCGCGATCGTCGAGGAGAACGGCGCGACACGCACGATCGACGCCGCGGAGCTGATCATCGGCCAGACCGTGCTGGTGCGTCCCGGCGACCGCATCCCTGCCGATGGCGAGATCACCGACGGCGTCTCCGGCATCGATGAGAGCCCGGTCACGGGCGAGTCGGTACCTAAGACCAAGAGCGTCGGCGATCCGGTGTTCGCCGGTTCCGTCAACAGCGAGGCGGCGCTGCGCGTCCGCGTGACCAAGGCTGCCGAGGACAACACGATCGCGCGGATCATCCGGCTGGTCGAGGAGGCGCAGGAATCGCGTGCGCCGACCGAACGCTTCATCGACCGGTTTTCGCGCATTTACATGCCGGCGATCGTCGGGCTCGCCGTGCTCGTCGCCATCGTGCCGCCCTTGCTGCTCGGCGGCGAATGGTCGGTCTGGGTCTATCGGGCGCTGGCGCTCCTGCTGATCGGCTGTCCGTGTGCGCTGGTCATCTCCGTGCCGGCTGCGATCGCTGCCTCGCTCTCAACCGGCGCGCGCCAGGGTCTGCTGATGAAGGGCGGCGTGGTCATCGAGGCTGCGGCCAAGACTGGCATCGTCGCCTTCGACAAGACCGGCACGCTGACGCAAGGCCGCCCGCGCGTGACGGAGGTCGTCGCGCTGGGACGGACCGAACGCGAGGTGGTGGAACTGGCTGCCTCGGTCGAGACGGGCTCAAGCCACCCGCTGGCGCTGGCGATCATCGAGCGCGCCAAGGGACATGCGATCCCGGTGCGCAATGCCACCGAGGCGAAGGCCATCGCGGGGCAGGGCGTCACCGGTACGCTGGACGGAGTTACTATCTTCGTCGGGGCGCCGCGCCACGCGCTCTCGCGAGCCAACTTCGACGACCAGGCGAAGGCCGCCGTCGAGCAGTTGGAGACCGCCGGCAAGACCGTCGCAGCCGTGATCGCGGATGGCGTCCTCGCCGGCCTGATCGCCATGCGTGACGAGCCGCGCGAAGACGCCGCCGCCGGCATCGCAGAGTTGAAGGCGATGGGCATCCGCTCGCTGATGCTGACCGGCGACAACGCCCGCACGGGAGCGGCCATCGCCGGTTCGCTGGGGATGGAGCACAAGGCCGAACTGATGCCCGAGGATAAAGTCGCCGCGATCAAGGTGCTGTCGGCCGAGACCTCTGTCATGATGATTGGCGACGGCATAAACGACGCGCCGGCGCTCGCCGCCGCCGGCATCGGCGTGGCAATGGGCTCGGGCACCGACGTCGCGCTGGAAACCGCTGATGCTGCGATCCTGAAGAGCCGGGTCCGGGACGTCGCGGCCATGATCCGGCTGGCCCGTGCGACGATGAGCAACATCCGGGTCAACATCGCCATCGCACTCGGGCTGAAGGCCGTGTTCCTCGTCACCACAGTGTTCGGCTACACCGGCCTCTGGGTCGCGATCCTCGCTGACACCGGCGCGACCGTGATCGTGACGGCCAACGCGCTGCGGCTGCTCCGCTTCAACGCCGGCCGCGCCGGCTGA
- the lspA gene encoding signal peptidase II produces the protein MTLQKRLVEVLGWAVAAAALDQLSKWLILTYVMAPPRVIEITPFLNLRLGFNYGVSFGIGRDTLEAWPGMLAAFKVVVAFGLMVWAVRSRIRLERVGLALVAGGALGNAQDRWRQGAVTDFIDLHWGDWHWPTFNGADIAISAGVGLMLLAALADYRKARSEAASPQPNVSPGAQGDRS, from the coding sequence ATGACGTTGCAGAAGCGACTCGTAGAAGTCCTTGGTTGGGCGGTCGCCGCCGCGGCACTGGATCAGCTCTCGAAATGGCTGATCCTGACCTATGTCATGGCGCCGCCGCGCGTCATCGAGATCACGCCGTTCCTCAATCTGCGCCTCGGCTTCAACTACGGCGTCAGCTTCGGGATCGGCCGCGACACGCTGGAGGCGTGGCCGGGCATGCTGGCCGCGTTCAAAGTCGTCGTCGCCTTCGGCCTCATGGTCTGGGCCGTCAGAAGCCGGATCCGGCTCGAGCGGGTCGGTCTGGCGCTGGTTGCGGGCGGTGCGCTCGGCAATGCGCAGGACCGCTGGCGTCAGGGCGCTGTCACGGACTTCATCGACCTTCACTGGGGCGATTGGCACTGGCCGACTTTCAACGGCGCCGACATCGCGATTTCGGCGGGTGTCGGGCTGATGCTGCTGGCCGCTCTTGCCGACTATCGCAAGGCCCGCTCCGAGGCCGCATCCCCACAGCCCAATGTCTCTCCAGGCGCGCAAGGAGACCGATCTTGA
- a CDS encoding copper chaperone PCu(A)C — translation MRRIRQWIEAAAAAETKPFALLSGAAAWRLGGLAVLIAAGLLAMGQIHPEPVAQRGGVAVIHPWAKGSALKGDQFPFYATFANSGARPDRLIKIETAAAHHAILKALDTKTGIVRPVELDELALPANGRVSLRPGTHQITLIGLYAKVEPGSFIPVTFVFERAGRLSADIRVENLGEPEHKDHI, via the coding sequence TTGAGGCGGATCAGACAATGGATCGAGGCGGCTGCCGCCGCTGAGACCAAACCCTTTGCGCTGCTCTCTGGTGCAGCGGCCTGGCGCCTCGGGGGCCTTGCCGTGCTGATCGCGGCTGGTCTGCTCGCCATGGGGCAGATCCATCCCGAGCCGGTGGCGCAGCGTGGCGGCGTCGCTGTGATCCATCCCTGGGCCAAGGGATCGGCGCTGAAGGGCGACCAGTTCCCCTTCTACGCGACCTTCGCCAACAGCGGCGCTCGCCCGGATCGACTCATCAAGATCGAGACGGCCGCGGCCCACCACGCCATCCTGAAGGCGCTGGACACCAAGACCGGCATCGTGCGTCCCGTGGAGCTCGACGAACTCGCCCTGCCGGCGAACGGCAGGGTGTCGCTCAGGCCAGGAACACATCAGATCACGCTGATCGGCCTCTACGCCAAGGTCGAGCCCGGCAGCTTCATCCCGGTGACCTTCGTCTTCGAGCGCGCCGGCCGCCTCTCGGCCGACATCCGCGTCGAAAACCTCGGCGAGCCTGAGCACAAGGATCACATCTGA
- a CDS encoding DedA family protein, with product MGELKSLVDAYGIWLYPALFVYCLIKSGALPLFAGIGAANGLVDVCWVALATLAGGVVGDELRFWAARHFGERIIVGRPKLGAALAAARRLMERYGMLYLFIYRYPKGMRTIGALPVGLTDMPWHRFALLNVASAGLWALLMVGGGFFIGELIGPLAESSFGFFSVLLLLPVFIGSILMIIIRRRSDADSPRLR from the coding sequence ATGGGTGAACTGAAATCTTTAGTTGATGCCTACGGGATATGGCTTTACCCCGCTCTTTTTGTCTATTGCTTGATTAAGAGCGGCGCACTTCCGCTTTTCGCAGGCATCGGCGCAGCCAACGGTCTCGTTGACGTTTGTTGGGTCGCTTTAGCGACGCTGGCTGGCGGTGTCGTTGGCGATGAACTCCGTTTCTGGGCGGCGCGCCATTTTGGCGAGCGCATCATAGTTGGACGGCCTAAGCTTGGTGCTGCGCTCGCGGCGGCGCGACGCCTGATGGAACGTTACGGCATGCTTTATCTTTTCATCTATCGATATCCGAAGGGCATGCGCACTATCGGCGCTCTCCCGGTGGGCCTGACCGATATGCCTTGGCATCGTTTCGCGCTTTTAAATGTAGCTTCGGCTGGCCTTTGGGCGCTTCTGATGGTCGGTGGCGGGTTTTTTATCGGAGAATTGATCGGCCCGCTGGCCGAAAGCAGTTTTGGCTTCTTCAGCGTGCTATTACTCCTACCGGTATTCATCGGTAGCATTCTCATGATCATAATCAGGCGTCGGTCGGACGCGGATTCACCGCGGCTGCGATAA
- a CDS encoding peroxiredoxin-like family protein gives MTDIRPVLPRTTAPTLNLRLAPDGSAFSLHAERPRQFTLVVVYRGMHCPICKVQLRDLEGRLDAFAEKGVGVTALSTDSEERATRAKTEWSLPRLRLGHGFSPTSAREWGLFLSTGRGVTSIGVEEPALFAEPGLFLVRPDGTLYFSSVQTMPFARPALADILGAIDFVVAKDYPARGEVATIEDGLAAF, from the coding sequence ATGACCGACATCAGACCGGTGCTGCCCCGGACGACGGCGCCGACCCTGAACCTGCGGCTCGCTCCCGATGGCTCCGCCTTCAGCCTCCATGCCGAGCGCCCACGGCAATTCACGCTGGTGGTGGTCTATCGCGGGATGCATTGCCCGATCTGCAAGGTTCAGCTGCGCGATCTCGAGGGCAGGCTCGACGCCTTCGCCGAAAAGGGCGTCGGCGTCACCGCACTGTCGACGGACAGCGAGGAGCGCGCCACCCGGGCCAAGACCGAATGGAGCCTGCCGAGGCTCCGCCTGGGTCATGGCTTCTCGCCGACCTCGGCGCGCGAATGGGGGCTGTTCCTGTCGACCGGCCGCGGCGTCACCTCGATCGGCGTGGAGGAGCCCGCTCTGTTTGCCGAGCCGGGCCTGTTTCTGGTCCGACCGGACGGCACGCTCTATTTCTCCAGCGTCCAGACCATGCCCTTCGCGAGGCCGGCTCTCGCCGACATCCTCGGCGCGATCGACTTCGTCGTCGCCAAGGACTATCCGGCGCGCGGCGAGGTGGCGACCATCGAGGATGGATTGGCCGCGTTCTGA
- a CDS encoding methyltransferase family protein — protein MSGMEIASYLMTVVYVISFLAMSAILAKEAGRPVWLFGKGLEKQALPATLFRLAFAGAVIWPIVLTLVGNPIKADPLQRALDGPWVDVLGHLLVVVGACLALLSQRHMGASWRIGAAEGELGPIVDSGPFAISRNPVFVGQALLFVGLFLVLPSLIQGALTLGLLVAIVLQVRIEERVLLRTLGQPYRDYQQRVRRWFGTRTTPESTTP, from the coding sequence ATGTCCGGCATGGAGATCGCCAGCTACCTGATGACGGTCGTCTACGTCATCAGCTTCCTCGCCATGTCGGCCATCCTCGCCAAGGAAGCGGGACGGCCGGTCTGGCTTTTCGGCAAAGGGCTTGAGAAGCAGGCGCTGCCGGCCACGCTGTTCCGCCTCGCCTTCGCCGGTGCGGTGATCTGGCCCATCGTGCTGACATTGGTCGGCAATCCGATCAAGGCCGACCCGCTCCAACGCGCGCTCGATGGCCCCTGGGTTGATGTCCTGGGCCATCTTCTCGTCGTCGTCGGAGCCTGCCTCGCGCTCCTGTCCCAGCGGCATATGGGCGCCTCCTGGCGCATCGGCGCGGCGGAGGGCGAGCTCGGCCCGATCGTCGACAGCGGCCCCTTCGCCATCTCGCGCAACCCGGTCTTCGTCGGCCAGGCCCTGCTCTTCGTGGGGCTTTTCCTCGTGCTGCCCAGCCTGATCCAGGGTGCGCTGACACTCGGGCTCCTGGTCGCCATCGTTCTTCAGGTCCGTATCGAGGAACGCGTCCTTCTGCGAACCCTCGGCCAGCCCTATCGCGACTACCAGCAGCGGGTGCGGCGTTGGTTCGGGACCCGCACCACCCCGGAAAGCACGACGCCATGA
- a CDS encoding thioredoxin family protein, with protein MFNRRHVIAVLAGSAALFSGFGASALEKSAYSQAAFDAAIKAGKPVLIDVSAPWCPTCKAQAPILSELAKQPRFKNLVVFNVDFDSQKDALRGLKAQQQSTLIVYKGGVETGRSVGDTNKASIEALLARAI; from the coding sequence ATGTTCAACCGCCGCCATGTCATCGCCGTTCTCGCCGGCTCCGCAGCCCTGTTCTCCGGCTTCGGAGCCTCGGCACTCGAAAAATCCGCGTATTCCCAGGCGGCTTTCGACGCCGCGATAAAGGCCGGCAAGCCGGTGCTGATCGACGTCTCCGCGCCCTGGTGCCCGACCTGCAAGGCGCAGGCTCCGATCCTGTCTGAACTCGCCAAGCAGCCGCGCTTCAAGAACCTCGTCGTCTTCAATGTCGATTTTGACAGCCAGAAGGACGCGCTGCGCGGCCTGAAGGCCCAGCAGCAGAGCACACTGATCGTCTACAAGGGCGGCGTGGAGACGGGACGCTCGGTCGGCGACACCAACAAGGCGTCGATCGAAGCCCTGCTCGCCCGCGCGATCTGA
- a CDS encoding arsenic resistance protein, translating to MSIVREALETHQVTIYFAAIAIAAATALVLPQTGILEVFINPTLALMLFVTFLQVPLADLARAFTQLRFLGSLLVTNFLVIPVLVAVLLQFLPSDPIIRLGVLLVLLTPCIDYVVTFAHLGRADARLLLASTPILLIVQMLLLPIYLSVFMGEEARGLVRMEPFLLAFAWLIAAPLALAALVQVLSGKSNTAKRAAGYLGLLPVPATALVLFVVIAAVVPQLGLALDGALRVVPIYVAFAIAAPILGWIVARSFNLDVSGARAVALSAGTRNSLVVLPLAFAVPGAMPLLPAIIVAQTLVELVSELAYIRLLPKLGSAHSC from the coding sequence ATGTCCATTGTGCGCGAAGCCCTCGAAACCCACCAAGTTACGATCTATTTCGCGGCGATTGCTATCGCGGCCGCTACGGCTTTGGTGCTGCCGCAAACGGGGATTCTCGAGGTCTTCATCAATCCGACGCTCGCGCTGATGCTTTTCGTGACGTTCTTACAAGTGCCTCTGGCCGACCTCGCTCGGGCTTTTACCCAGCTCCGCTTTCTCGGTTCGCTCCTCGTCACCAATTTTCTCGTCATCCCGGTTCTTGTGGCGGTACTGCTACAGTTTCTCCCCTCTGACCCCATCATTCGGTTGGGGGTGCTGTTGGTGCTGCTGACGCCCTGTATCGACTACGTGGTGACCTTCGCCCATCTTGGGCGGGCTGATGCGCGACTGCTTCTCGCATCGACGCCAATCCTGCTCATCGTGCAGATGCTCCTCCTGCCAATTTATCTCAGTGTGTTTATGGGCGAGGAAGCCCGTGGGCTGGTGCGAATGGAGCCTTTCCTTCTTGCCTTCGCTTGGCTCATCGCGGCGCCGCTTGCGCTGGCTGCGCTCGTGCAGGTCCTCTCCGGAAAAAGCAACACAGCGAAACGGGCGGCTGGCTACCTTGGATTGCTGCCCGTTCCTGCTACTGCGCTTGTCCTATTCGTCGTGATCGCAGCGGTCGTGCCTCAGTTGGGACTTGCTCTCGATGGCGCGTTGCGTGTCGTTCCAATCTATGTGGCATTCGCTATCGCCGCTCCGATCTTGGGCTGGATCGTAGCCAGATCATTCAATCTTGATGTTTCGGGTGCACGCGCTGTCGCTTTGAGCGCGGGGACACGGAATTCACTGGTCGTCCTACCCCTCGCATTCGCAGTGCCGGGAGCGATGCCGCTGCTGCCTGCTATCATCGTGGCGCAGACGCTTGTCGAACTGGTCAGCGAACTAGCCTACATCCGATTGCTGCCGAAACTCGGCAGCGCGCATTCGTGCTAG
- a CDS encoding cytochrome c biogenesis CcdA family protein, protein MATSGFALIAGILSILSPCVLPLLPIVLGTAVSEHRYGPVALAAGLALSFTAIGLFVATVGFAIGLDTGVFRMAAAIMLVLLGLVLMLPVLHARVAAAGGPLSNWTEQRFGGFSPNGLRGQFGVGLLLGAVWSPCVGPTLGAASVLAAQGENLGAVALTMLAFGVGAGLPLIALGMLSRARLMSLRNRMMSAGQGFKTALGGFLVAVGILILTGWDKSLVAILVAASPEWLTRLTTSF, encoded by the coding sequence ATGGCCACCTCGGGCTTTGCACTGATCGCCGGCATCCTGTCGATCCTGTCGCCCTGCGTCCTGCCGCTGCTGCCGATCGTGCTCGGCACGGCGGTGTCGGAGCATCGCTATGGGCCTGTCGCGCTGGCGGCAGGGCTGGCGCTCTCCTTCACCGCGATCGGACTTTTCGTGGCGACGGTCGGCTTCGCGATCGGGCTCGACACCGGCGTGTTCCGCATGGCCGCGGCGATCATGCTCGTCCTGCTCGGCCTCGTGCTGATGCTGCCCGTTCTGCATGCGCGGGTGGCGGCGGCGGGCGGCCCGCTCAGTAACTGGACCGAGCAGCGCTTCGGCGGCTTCTCGCCGAACGGCCTGCGCGGTCAGTTCGGCGTCGGGCTGCTGCTCGGCGCGGTCTGGAGCCCATGCGTCGGGCCGACGCTCGGCGCGGCCTCGGTTCTGGCCGCGCAGGGCGAGAATCTCGGCGCGGTGGCGCTGACGATGCTCGCCTTCGGCGTGGGAGCCGGCCTGCCACTGATCGCGCTCGGGATGCTATCGCGCGCACGGCTCATGAGCCTGCGCAACCGCATGATGTCAGCCGGTCAGGGCTTCAAGACGGCGCTGGGCGGTTTCCTGGTCGCCGTCGGCATCCTGATCCTGACCGGCTGGGACAAGAGCCTAGTGGCTATCCTCGTCGCCGCCTCGCCGGAATGGCTGACGCGGCTGACGACCTCGTTTTGA
- a CDS encoding tyrosine-type recombinase/integrase: protein MALAMPRPFATKSGSYYLNVRVPNELREVARGRPVTLPINGESVTVTVTDKVYVSLRTKSAREAKDRFQIALNRLAAYWDSLRTVPVALTPIQVKALAGETYRNAVDRLDADFDFNDRIEAFAEEYNGTTQVFIDKGYAPKVAERLASIEMDDPRALHTYALRHGDGVMNSGEIADAAFGAEARQLAADNQMQLDERSIERVATELVNVGKAFGELAARRLSSADHSDEIGKNLPTWTPPTPPSKTRAKGDREPESVADLYKRWCAYQTNKKAASTLRRYGPSLESLDRFWKGKDWRLIGGDEIFDWANHRRDVDGIAPRTINRNDLVAVSSVFAWATTRQGGRKRDENPAMGIKLDVDRQTTTREKFFKDAEVSAILLAARHAKPSRRYPRASASRRWAPWICAYTGARVQEVCWLSRQDIRQEDGIWVIHFPQTKTNVARTVPMHPALIDEGLLGFWEKAPAGFLFVGDVPQREGATRSPQEQRASELAEWVQEQVELEDGVSPNHGWRHTFVTRAEEANISKRFSNAITGHNHGKDVSDGYFRGRMSALKVRMDKYPRYEIVTP, encoded by the coding sequence ATGGCCCTTGCGATGCCCCGTCCCTTCGCTACCAAGTCGGGATCCTACTACCTCAACGTTCGGGTTCCGAACGAGCTTCGGGAGGTCGCGCGCGGCCGTCCCGTGACCCTGCCGATCAACGGCGAATCGGTCACCGTGACCGTCACAGACAAGGTCTATGTGTCGTTGCGCACGAAGAGTGCGCGCGAAGCCAAGGACCGCTTCCAGATCGCCCTGAACCGGCTAGCCGCCTATTGGGATTCGCTGCGGACTGTCCCCGTGGCGCTGACGCCGATCCAGGTCAAAGCCCTTGCCGGCGAAACCTACCGCAACGCCGTCGATCGGCTCGATGCCGACTTTGACTTCAATGACCGCATCGAGGCCTTTGCCGAGGAATACAACGGCACGACGCAAGTCTTCATCGACAAGGGCTACGCCCCCAAGGTTGCAGAGCGATTGGCCTCGATCGAGATGGATGACCCTCGGGCACTCCACACCTATGCGCTGCGGCATGGCGACGGCGTCATGAACAGTGGTGAGATCGCCGACGCCGCCTTCGGCGCCGAAGCACGCCAGCTCGCGGCAGACAACCAGATGCAGTTGGACGAGAGGTCGATCGAGCGGGTCGCCACGGAACTCGTCAACGTCGGCAAGGCCTTCGGCGAGCTTGCGGCACGCCGCCTCTCCAGCGCAGACCACTCCGATGAGATCGGCAAGAACCTCCCGACTTGGACCCCTCCCACCCCGCCCAGCAAGACTCGCGCGAAAGGAGACCGTGAGCCCGAATCGGTAGCGGACCTCTACAAGCGCTGGTGCGCCTACCAGACCAACAAGAAGGCCGCGAGCACGCTTCGACGCTATGGCCCGTCGCTGGAGTCCCTGGATCGGTTCTGGAAGGGCAAGGACTGGCGGCTCATCGGAGGCGACGAGATCTTCGACTGGGCCAACCACCGCCGGGACGTGGACGGTATCGCGCCGCGCACGATCAACCGAAACGACCTTGTCGCCGTCTCGTCCGTCTTCGCCTGGGCGACAACTCGCCAGGGCGGACGCAAGCGCGACGAGAACCCAGCCATGGGGATCAAGCTCGACGTCGATCGGCAGACCACGACGCGGGAGAAGTTCTTCAAGGACGCAGAGGTGTCCGCGATCCTGCTAGCGGCGCGCCACGCCAAGCCGAGTCGGCGCTACCCGCGCGCGTCCGCCTCTCGTCGCTGGGCACCCTGGATATGCGCCTATACCGGCGCCCGGGTTCAAGAGGTCTGCTGGCTCAGCCGCCAGGACATCAGGCAGGAAGACGGTATTTGGGTCATCCACTTCCCGCAGACGAAGACCAACGTCGCCCGCACGGTCCCTATGCACCCTGCCCTCATCGACGAGGGCCTGCTCGGCTTCTGGGAGAAAGCCCCTGCCGGCTTCCTCTTCGTCGGCGACGTTCCCCAGAGGGAAGGCGCTACGCGGAGCCCACAGGAGCAGCGCGCCAGCGAACTGGCCGAGTGGGTTCAGGAGCAGGTGGAGCTAGAAGATGGTGTCAGCCCCAACCATGGTTGGCGTCATACGTTCGTGACGAGGGCCGAGGAGGCGAACATCTCGAAGCGTTTCAGCAACGCCATCACCGGCCACAACCATGGCAAGGACGTATCGGATGGGTATTTCCGTGGCCGCATGTCAGCTCTCAAGGTCCGGATGGACAAGTACCCGCGCTACGAAATCGTCACGCCCTGA
- a CDS encoding TlpA disulfide reductase family protein, which yields MTVTRRTLMLGSAAGAFGGPPPAEAADPYPPPFSTHHAQFTVLDPREEAGHIPLRDLEGRRRTLAAYRGKAVLLAFWASWCPPCRRELPILHRLQNQAKSEPFVVVPVSLDRDAGTAAAYLRRLRLDGLLSFIDTEGEVASGPKSKVAPPFPLYGMPMSYVIDASGRSGGYLTGEADWSAPDALALLHFYARA from the coding sequence ATGACGGTGACGCGCAGAACTCTCATGCTCGGCTCGGCAGCCGGCGCATTCGGCGGCCCGCCGCCGGCCGAAGCAGCGGACCCCTATCCGCCGCCGTTCAGCACGCATCACGCCCAATTCACCGTGCTCGATCCGCGCGAGGAGGCCGGCCACATCCCGCTGCGCGATCTGGAGGGGCGGCGGCGGACGCTCGCGGCCTATCGCGGCAAGGCCGTGCTGCTCGCATTCTGGGCGAGCTGGTGCCCGCCCTGCCGACGCGAGCTACCGATCCTGCACCGGCTCCAGAACCAGGCGAAGAGCGAGCCCTTCGTGGTCGTGCCGGTGTCGCTGGATCGCGACGCTGGAACGGCCGCCGCCTATCTCCGGCGACTGCGCCTGGACGGGCTTTTAAGCTTCATTGACACAGAGGGCGAGGTCGCATCCGGGCCGAAATCGAAGGTCGCGCCCCCCTTTCCGCTCTATGGCATGCCGATGAGCTACGTCATCGATGCAAGTGGGCGCAGCGGCGGCTATCTGACCGGAGAAGCCGACTGGAGCGCGCCGGACGCGCTCGCTCTGCTGCACTTCTACGCCCGCGCCTAG